A section of the Pseudomonas fluorescens genome encodes:
- the ung gene encoding uracil-DNA glycosylase has product MMTSDDRIKLEPSWKHALREEFEQPYMTELREFLRQEHAAGKEIYPPGPLIFNALNSTPLDKVKVVILGQDPYHGPGQAHGLCFSVQPGVPTPPSLVNIYKELKRDLNIDIPSHGCLQSWADQGVLLLNTTMTVERANANAHAGKGWQFFTDRIIEVVSQHQPHLVFLLWGAHAQGKQKLIDATKHLVLTSVHPSPLSAYRGFLGCGHFSRTNKFLEQNGEMPIEWRLPPI; this is encoded by the coding sequence CTGATGACTTCCGACGACCGTATCAAACTCGAACCGAGCTGGAAACACGCCCTGCGCGAGGAGTTCGAGCAGCCGTACATGACTGAACTGCGCGAGTTCCTGCGCCAGGAGCATGCGGCGGGCAAGGAAATCTACCCGCCGGGGCCGCTGATCTTCAATGCGCTCAACTCCACGCCGCTGGACAAGGTCAAGGTGGTGATCCTCGGCCAGGACCCGTACCACGGCCCGGGCCAGGCCCATGGCCTGTGCTTCTCGGTGCAACCGGGCGTGCCGACACCGCCGTCGCTGGTCAATATCTATAAAGAACTCAAGCGCGACCTCAACATCGACATCCCCAGCCACGGCTGCCTGCAAAGCTGGGCCGACCAGGGCGTGTTGCTGCTCAACACCACCATGACCGTGGAGCGTGCGAATGCCAATGCTCATGCGGGCAAGGGCTGGCAGTTCTTTACCGATAGGATTATCGAGGTGGTCAGCCAGCACCAACCGCACCTGGTGTTCCTGCTGTGGGGCGCCCATGCCCAGGGCAAGCAGAAGCTGATCGATGCGACCAAACATTTGGTACTGACTTCGGTGCACCCGTCGCCGTTGTCGGCGTATCGCGGGTTCTTGGGCTGCGGGCATTTCAGCCGCACCAACAAGTTTCTTGAGCAAAATGGCGAGATGCCGATCGAGTGGCGGTTACCGCCGATCTAA
- a CDS encoding DUF3757 domain-containing protein, protein MISRAFILFLLGVFSIAHANVEFGCPYPSSIKRKAGHFQSDNGYWKSPKVEFPGFVDTFVGAVFIPPEGGERKRGHLEYCTYKAANNQWVNLRFQASKALSSMSLTDSTHWEPARGPFDQAIYVCTDSQPDNCSFTLDSPKS, encoded by the coding sequence ATGATCAGCCGGGCATTTATTCTATTTTTACTCGGAGTTTTTTCCATCGCTCATGCCAACGTAGAGTTCGGTTGTCCGTACCCCTCGTCGATCAAGCGCAAGGCCGGCCACTTTCAAAGTGACAATGGCTACTGGAAAAGCCCAAAAGTCGAGTTTCCAGGCTTTGTCGACACCTTTGTCGGCGCGGTTTTCATTCCGCCCGAGGGTGGGGAGCGCAAACGAGGCCATTTGGAATACTGCACGTACAAGGCGGCCAACAACCAGTGGGTCAACCTCAGGTTCCAGGCGTCCAAGGCGTTGTCCAGTATGTCGCTGACCGATTCCACCCATTGGGAGCCCGCCCGCGGGCCGTTTGACCAGGCCATCTACGTGTGTACCGACAGCCAGCCCGACAACTGCTCGTTCACCCTCGATAGCCCGAAATCCTAG
- a CDS encoding tripartite tricarboxylate transporter TctB family protein, producing MLLQRIFAAVLLLACIGLALMAWPYHAAFSYEPVGPRAFPLLLLGLMGLALVYMLIRPQPTKHTDDEPALDRPTLIKIGLCVALLLVFAGTFESLGFILSSMLIGIPMARLYGGRWLPSAVIITLMSVGLYLLFDKTMDVPLPLGLLDVLEN from the coding sequence ATGCTCTTACAACGCATTTTCGCAGCCGTGCTGTTGCTGGCCTGTATCGGCCTGGCGCTGATGGCTTGGCCGTATCACGCGGCATTTTCCTACGAGCCTGTAGGGCCTCGGGCTTTCCCGCTGCTGTTGCTCGGGCTAATGGGCCTGGCGCTGGTCTACATGCTGATTCGCCCGCAGCCTACCAAGCATACGGACGATGAACCGGCGCTGGACCGCCCTACCCTGATCAAGATCGGTCTCTGCGTAGCCTTGCTGCTGGTGTTTGCCGGCACTTTCGAATCCCTGGGTTTCATTCTCAGCAGCATGCTGATCGGCATTCCGATGGCACGGCTGTATGGCGGCCGCTGGTTGCCTAGCGCGGTGATCATCACCTTGATGAGCGTCGGTCTTTATCTGCTGTTCGATAAAACCATGGACGTACCGTTGCCCCTCGGTCTGCTCGACGTTCTGGAGAACTGA
- a CDS encoding tripartite tricarboxylate transporter permease, whose protein sequence is MDTFGYLGQGFGVALSPYNLVTALCGTLIGTVVGLLPGLGPINGVALLIPIAFALGLPPESALILLAAVYLGCEYGGRISSILLNIPGEASTVMTTLDGYPMARKGLAGVALSLSAWSSFIGAFIATCGMVLFAPMLAKWAIAFGPAEYFVLMVFAIVCLGGMAGDKPLKTFVAALIGLFLSAVGIDANSGVYRFTGDNIHLTDGIQFVVLVLGLFSISEILLLLEKTHRGQEAVKATGRMMFNVKEALSVLTVNIRCGISGFIIGVLPGAGATMASAVAYMTEKRIAGSSGKFGQGDMRGLAAPETAIGASVCGALVPMLTLGVPGSGTTAVMIGALSLYNITPGPLLFQQQPDIVWGLIASLFIANVMLIILNIPMIRIFTRILAVPNWALVPVIAIITAIGVYAVHATTFDLFLMIGIGIFGYILRKLDFPLSPLLLGFILGGLMEQNLRRALSISNGALDILWSSPITFGVWVLTVIMLLVPLLRIWRKRSLQRRAVADV, encoded by the coding sequence ATGGATACTTTTGGCTATTTGGGCCAGGGTTTCGGCGTCGCGCTGAGTCCCTATAACCTGGTGACCGCACTGTGCGGCACCCTGATCGGCACCGTGGTCGGCCTGTTGCCGGGCCTGGGCCCGATCAACGGCGTGGCGCTGTTGATCCCCATCGCCTTCGCCCTGGGACTGCCGCCGGAGTCGGCGCTGATCCTGCTCGCCGCCGTGTACCTGGGCTGCGAATATGGCGGGCGGATCAGCTCGATCCTGCTGAACATCCCGGGCGAAGCCTCCACCGTGATGACCACCCTCGACGGTTATCCGATGGCCCGTAAAGGCCTGGCTGGCGTGGCATTGTCACTGTCGGCCTGGAGCTCGTTCATCGGCGCGTTTATCGCCACCTGCGGCATGGTGCTGTTTGCACCGATGCTGGCCAAATGGGCGATTGCCTTCGGCCCCGCGGAATACTTCGTCCTGATGGTGTTTGCGATTGTCTGTCTGGGCGGTATGGCCGGTGATAAACCACTGAAAACCTTTGTCGCCGCATTGATTGGCCTGTTTCTGTCAGCGGTGGGCATCGATGCCAACAGTGGCGTGTACCGCTTTACTGGCGACAACATCCACCTGACCGACGGCATCCAGTTCGTGGTCCTGGTCCTGGGCCTGTTCTCCATCAGTGAAATCCTGCTGCTCCTGGAAAAAACCCACCGTGGCCAGGAAGCGGTGAAAGCCACCGGGCGCATGATGTTCAACGTCAAGGAAGCCTTGTCGGTGTTGACCGTGAACATCCGTTGCGGCATATCGGGCTTCATCATCGGTGTCTTGCCAGGTGCCGGCGCGACCATGGCATCGGCCGTGGCCTACATGACCGAGAAACGTATCGCGGGCAGCAGCGGCAAGTTCGGCCAAGGCGACATGCGCGGCCTGGCCGCTCCGGAAACGGCCATCGGCGCGTCGGTCTGCGGTGCCCTGGTGCCCATGCTGACGCTTGGCGTACCCGGCTCAGGCACCACGGCGGTGATGATCGGCGCCCTGTCGCTGTACAACATCACCCCTGGTCCACTGCTGTTCCAACAGCAGCCGGACATTGTCTGGGGCCTGATCGCCTCGCTGTTTATTGCCAACGTCATGCTGATCATCCTCAACATCCCGATGATCCGTATCTTCACCCGTATCCTCGCCGTGCCGAACTGGGCGCTGGTACCGGTGATCGCCATTATCACCGCCATTGGCGTCTACGCGGTCCACGCCACGACCTTCGACCTGTTCCTGATGATCGGCATCGGCATCTTCGGCTATATCCTGCGCAAGTTGGATTTCCCACTGTCGCCCTTGCTGCTGGGCTTTATCCTGGGCGGCTTGATGGAGCAGAACCTGCGCCGGGCGCTGTCGATTTCCAACGGTGCACTGGACATTCTGTGGTCGAGCCCGATCACCTTCGGTGTCTGGGTACTGACCGTCATCATGTTGCTCGTGCCATTGCTGCGCATCTGGCGCAAGCGCTCCCTGCAGCGTCGTGCTGTAGCCGATGTCTGA
- a CDS encoding enoyl-CoA hydratase/isomerase family protein, with product MNLHFEELTGTGGARIGIASLDAEKSLNALSLPMILALGERLESWARDPQIVCVLLRGNGPKAFCAGGEVRSLAQACREHPGEVPVLAAQFFAAEYRLDYRLHTYPKPLICWGHGYVLGGGMGLLQSAAIRIVTPSSRLAMPEISIGLYPDVGASWFLSRLPGKLGLFLGLTGAHMNGRDALDLGLADRFLRDEQQDEMLEGLLQLNWQEQTAMQLNSLFKALAQEAVSQQPEPQWEPRRQQIDEWLDVGDVRCAWRALSQLREHDDPLFSRAGKTLSEGSPLSAYLVWEQIRRARHLSLSEVFQMEYTLSLNCCRHPEFSEGVRARLIDKDQQPHWHWPDIHRIPEAVVEAHFHKAWEGRHPLADLSDL from the coding sequence ATGAACCTGCACTTCGAAGAGCTCACCGGCACAGGCGGCGCCCGTATTGGCATCGCCAGCCTGGACGCGGAAAAGTCCCTCAATGCCCTCTCCTTGCCGATGATCCTGGCCCTGGGCGAGCGCCTGGAGAGTTGGGCCAGAGATCCACAAATCGTCTGCGTGCTGCTGCGCGGCAACGGCCCCAAGGCATTTTGCGCCGGGGGTGAAGTGCGCAGTCTGGCGCAGGCCTGCCGTGAACACCCGGGTGAAGTGCCGGTGCTGGCCGCACAGTTTTTTGCCGCTGAATATCGTCTCGACTATCGCCTGCATACATACCCCAAACCGTTGATCTGCTGGGGCCACGGCTATGTGCTGGGCGGCGGTATGGGTTTGCTGCAAAGCGCCGCCATCCGCATCGTCACACCCAGCAGCCGCCTGGCCATGCCGGAAATCAGCATCGGCCTGTACCCGGATGTCGGCGCCAGTTGGTTCCTCTCGCGCCTGCCCGGCAAGCTCGGCCTGTTCCTGGGCCTCACCGGCGCCCATATGAATGGTCGTGACGCCCTGGACCTGGGCCTGGCCGACCGTTTCCTGCGGGATGAACAACAGGACGAAATGCTCGAAGGCCTGCTGCAGTTGAACTGGCAGGAGCAGACAGCGATGCAGCTAAACAGCTTGTTCAAGGCCCTGGCCCAGGAAGCCGTCAGCCAGCAGCCCGAGCCGCAGTGGGAACCGCGACGCCAGCAAATCGACGAATGGCTGGATGTAGGCGATGTACGCTGCGCCTGGCGTGCCTTGAGCCAACTGCGCGAGCATGACGACCCGCTGTTCAGTCGGGCCGGTAAGACCTTGAGTGAAGGTTCCCCGCTGAGCGCGTACCTGGTCTGGGAACAGATCCGACGGGCACGGCACTTGTCGCTGTCAGAGGTATTCCAGATGGAGTACACCTTGAGCCTCAATTGCTGCCGGCATCCGGAGTTCAGCGAAGGGGTCCGGGCACGCCTGATCGACAAGGATCAACAACCGCATTGGCATTGGCCGGACATCCACCGCATTCCCGAGGCCGTGGTCGAGGCGCACTTTCACAAGGCCTGGGAAGGGCGGCATCCGCTGGCAGACCTGTCCGATTTATGA
- a CDS encoding AbrB family transcriptional regulator, giving the protein MSEVTLRHWWATPLVGLAGGYLASLVGWPLPYMVGSLLAIILVRCLTPWQLAEIPGGRKCGQWVVGIGIGLHFTPVVIEQVMSHFGLIFFGALVTSLSSIVGVWLMRRSGEDRATAFFSSMPGGSGEMVNLGARNGAVLSRVAAGQSLRVLLVVLCVPAIFKYLLGGGAPQFHPAPVNWAWLALLFPIGALVAWGWQRLRQPNPWLFGPLLVSAIASITWDLHIGLPDGGSQIGQWLIGSGLGCHFNRQFFRRAPSFMGRTVIGTLLTMLIATLAAVGLSALTQLDLRSLTLGMMPGGIAEMSLTAETLQLSVPLVTAMQVMRLLFVLFLAEPLFRHWNRQPDTV; this is encoded by the coding sequence ATGTCTGAGGTCACCCTCAGACACTGGTGGGCAACACCGCTGGTCGGCCTGGCCGGCGGTTACCTGGCCAGCCTCGTCGGCTGGCCTTTGCCGTATATGGTCGGTTCGTTGCTGGCGATTATCCTGGTGCGCTGCCTGACGCCTTGGCAGTTGGCCGAGATTCCCGGCGGGCGCAAATGCGGCCAGTGGGTGGTGGGTATCGGCATCGGCCTGCACTTCACCCCGGTGGTGATCGAGCAGGTGATGAGCCACTTCGGCCTGATCTTCTTCGGTGCCCTGGTCACCAGCCTGTCGAGCATCGTCGGGGTGTGGTTGATGCGCCGCAGCGGTGAAGACCGCGCCACCGCGTTTTTCTCGAGCATGCCGGGAGGCTCCGGGGAGATGGTCAACCTGGGCGCGCGCAATGGTGCGGTGCTCAGTCGCGTGGCCGCCGGCCAGAGTCTGCGGGTGTTGCTGGTGGTGCTGTGCGTACCGGCGATCTTCAAGTATTTGCTGGGAGGCGGCGCGCCGCAGTTTCACCCGGCGCCCGTGAATTGGGCGTGGCTGGCCCTGCTGTTTCCCATCGGTGCCTTGGTCGCCTGGGGCTGGCAGCGCCTGCGCCAACCCAACCCCTGGCTGTTCGGGCCGTTGCTGGTCAGCGCCATCGCCAGCATCACCTGGGACCTGCACATCGGCCTGCCCGACGGCGGCAGCCAGATCGGCCAATGGTTGATCGGCAGCGGCCTGGGTTGCCACTTCAACCGGCAGTTTTTTCGCCGGGCGCCATCGTTCATGGGGCGCACCGTGATTGGCACGCTGCTGACCATGCTGATCGCCACGCTGGCGGCGGTGGGCTTGAGTGCGTTGACGCAGCTGGATCTACGCTCGCTGACGTTGGGCATGATGCCCGGTGGGATTGCGGAGATGAGCCTGACGGCTGAGACCCTGCAACTGTCCGTGCCGTTGGTGACGGCGATGCAGGTGATGCGGCTGCTGTTCGTGCTGTTTCTGGCAGAGCCATTATTCCGCCACTGGAACCGCCAGCCGGACACGGTCTAA
- a CDS encoding urea amidolyase associated protein UAAP2, with product MSIALAKQPDTAIYRATIPAGEPWLMEVKAGQTLRILDLEGNQAVDTLFYSLKNPRERYDVQRTLRRQNNIYLGTGSVLYSNLGQPMLTIVDDTCGRHDTLGGACAQESNTVRYALEKRYMHSCRDNYLRACAHDGRLGKKDIGPNINFFMNVPVTADGGLTFEDGISAPGKYVDLRAEMDVIVLISNCPQLNNPCNAYNPTPAELLVWN from the coding sequence ATGTCTATTGCACTTGCCAAACAACCGGACACCGCGATCTACCGTGCAACCATTCCCGCCGGCGAACCCTGGCTGATGGAGGTCAAGGCCGGACAGACCTTGCGCATCCTTGACCTGGAGGGCAACCAGGCGGTCGACACCCTGTTCTACAGCCTGAAAAACCCCAGGGAACGCTATGACGTGCAACGCACCCTGCGCCGGCAAAACAACATCTACCTGGGCACCGGCAGCGTGCTGTATTCCAACCTCGGCCAGCCCATGCTGACTATCGTCGATGACACCTGCGGGCGCCACGACACCCTCGGCGGCGCCTGCGCCCAGGAGAGCAACACCGTGCGCTACGCCCTGGAAAAACGCTACATGCACAGTTGTCGCGACAACTACCTGCGCGCCTGTGCCCATGACGGGCGCCTGGGCAAAAAAGACATTGGGCCAAACATCAATTTCTTCATGAATGTGCCGGTTACCGCCGACGGCGGCCTGACCTTCGAAGACGGTATCAGCGCCCCAGGCAAATACGTCGACCTGCGCGCAGAAATGGACGTGATTGTGCTGATCTCCAACTGCCCACAACTGAACAACCCCTGCAACGCCTACAACCCCACCCCTGCGGAGCTACTGGTATGGAACTGA
- a CDS encoding ABC transporter ATP-binding protein, translated as MSFISVNNVWQRYGDQVVLEGLNLQVAEGEFCTLVGTSGCGKSTFLRLLLGQETASRGEILLDGQPLAAEPDASRGVVFQRYSVFAHLSVLDNVTLGLELPKSAWLGRLFGNAKKAAREQAAALLHKVGLGHSLDMYPAQLSGGMQQRLAIAQALIMKPRVLLLDEPFGALDPGIRKDMHQLLLELWHETRLTVFMVTHDLSEGFSLGTRLLVFDKVRVDPHTPGAYGARITYDIPLNSERRKALATELGATCQ; from the coding sequence ATGAGCTTTATCAGCGTCAACAACGTGTGGCAGCGCTACGGCGATCAGGTGGTGCTCGAAGGCCTCAATCTGCAGGTTGCCGAAGGGGAGTTCTGCACTTTGGTCGGCACTTCGGGCTGCGGCAAATCAACCTTTTTGCGCTTGTTGCTCGGACAGGAAACCGCCAGCCGAGGCGAGATCCTGTTGGACGGCCAACCTCTCGCCGCCGAGCCCGATGCCAGCCGTGGCGTGGTGTTTCAACGCTACTCGGTGTTTGCCCATTTGAGCGTGCTCGACAATGTCACCCTGGGCCTCGAACTACCGAAGTCCGCATGGCTGGGGCGGCTCTTTGGCAACGCCAAAAAAGCCGCCCGCGAACAGGCCGCCGCGTTGCTGCACAAAGTCGGTCTCGGCCACTCTCTGGACATGTATCCGGCACAGCTGTCTGGCGGCATGCAACAACGCCTGGCCATTGCCCAGGCCTTGATCATGAAGCCCCGTGTGTTGCTGTTGGATGAACCCTTCGGCGCTCTCGACCCTGGCATTCGCAAAGACATGCATCAGTTGCTGCTGGAGCTGTGGCATGAAACCCGGCTGACGGTGTTCATGGTCACCCACGACCTCAGCGAGGGCTTCAGCCTCGGCACACGCCTTCTGGTCTTCGACAAGGTGCGCGTCGACCCCCACACCCCCGGCGCCTATGGCGCCCGTATCACCTATGACATTCCCTTGAACAGCGAGCGTCGCAAGGCACTCGCCACCGAACTCGGAGCGACTTGCCAATGA
- a CDS encoding Bug family tripartite tricarboxylate transporter substrate binding protein translates to MSSPLRKFALAAGCMLFAGQLLAADEPKRPECIAPASPGGGFDLTCKLVQSALVNEKLLSKPMRVTYMPGGVGAVAYNAVVAQRPADAGTLVAWSSGSLLNLAQGKFGRFDETNVRWLAAVGTSYGAIAVKTDSPYKTLDDLVQALKKDPSKVVIGSGGTVGSQDWMQTALIAKAAGINPRDLRYVALEGGGEIATALLGGHIQVGSTDISDSMPHIQSGDMRLLAVFAENRLDEPEMKGIPTAREQGYDIVWPVVRGFYLGPKVSDEDYAWWKAAFDKLLASEDFAKLRDQRELFPFAMTGQELDTYVKKQVADYKVLAKEFGLIQ, encoded by the coding sequence ATGTCCTCACCCCTGCGTAAATTTGCCCTGGCCGCCGGCTGCATGCTGTTTGCCGGCCAACTGTTGGCTGCCGACGAACCCAAGCGCCCGGAATGCATCGCCCCAGCCTCGCCCGGCGGCGGTTTTGACCTGACCTGCAAGCTGGTGCAAAGCGCACTGGTCAACGAGAAACTGCTGAGCAAACCGATGCGCGTGACCTATATGCCAGGCGGCGTGGGTGCGGTGGCCTATAACGCAGTCGTGGCCCAGCGCCCAGCCGATGCCGGTACGCTGGTGGCCTGGTCCAGTGGTTCGCTGTTGAACCTGGCCCAGGGCAAGTTCGGGCGTTTTGATGAGACCAACGTGCGCTGGTTGGCCGCAGTCGGCACCAGCTACGGGGCCATTGCCGTGAAAACCGACTCGCCCTACAAAACCCTCGATGATCTGGTCCAGGCACTGAAGAAAGATCCGAGCAAAGTGGTGATTGGTTCCGGTGGCACCGTCGGCAGCCAGGACTGGATGCAAACCGCACTGATCGCCAAGGCCGCCGGGATCAACCCCCGTGACCTGCGTTACGTGGCGCTCGAAGGTGGCGGCGAAATCGCCACGGCCCTGCTGGGGGGTCATATTCAGGTAGGCAGTACCGACATCTCCGACTCCATGCCACACATCCAGAGCGGCGACATGCGCCTGTTGGCCGTGTTCGCCGAAAACCGCCTGGACGAGCCGGAAATGAAAGGTATTCCGACCGCCAGAGAGCAAGGCTACGACATCGTCTGGCCAGTGGTGCGCGGCTTCTACCTCGGGCCAAAGGTCAGCGATGAAGACTACGCCTGGTGGAAAGCCGCCTTCGACAAGCTGCTGGCCTCCGAGGACTTCGCCAAGCTGCGTGACCAGCGCGAACTGTTCCCGTTCGCCATGACTGGCCAGGAGCTGGACACCTACGTGAAGAAACAGGTGGCTGACTACAAAGTGCTGGCCAAAGAGTTCGGCCTGATCCAGTAA
- a CDS encoding putative urea ABC transporter substrate-binding protein, whose translation MPSIRLPALLAAAFTVLMSVQAPAASKDHFSVCWTIYAGWMPWEYAGSQGILDKWAKKYAISIEMVQLNDYVESINQYTAGQFDGCTMTNMDALTIPAAGGVESTALVVSDFSNGNDGVVIKGQGKTVADLKGMHVNLVELSVSHYLLARALDSAGLSEKELKVVNTSDADIAAAFNTDQVQAVTTWNPMLSEIKAKPGTSQVFDSSKVPGEIMDMMVVNTQVLKDNPALGKALTGAWFEVVALMNAQTAAGTRALEHMAKASGTDLKGFQAQLGTTKLFATPREALDFATSAQLPETMGKVAEFSFAHGLLGEGARDTNAVGMTFANGVTRGDTANLKLHFDPGYVQMAADGTL comes from the coding sequence ATGCCTTCGATACGTCTACCCGCCTTGCTCGCCGCTGCCTTCACTGTCCTGATGAGTGTGCAGGCTCCGGCTGCCTCCAAAGACCACTTCAGCGTGTGCTGGACCATTTACGCCGGCTGGATGCCCTGGGAGTACGCCGGCAGCCAAGGCATCCTCGACAAGTGGGCAAAGAAATACGCCATCAGCATCGAGATGGTGCAACTCAACGACTACGTCGAATCCATCAACCAATACACCGCCGGCCAGTTCGACGGTTGCACCATGACCAACATGGATGCCCTGACCATCCCCGCTGCCGGCGGTGTCGAGAGCACCGCGCTGGTGGTCAGCGACTTCTCCAACGGCAACGATGGCGTGGTGATCAAAGGCCAAGGCAAAACCGTCGCCGACCTCAAGGGCATGCACGTCAACCTGGTGGAGCTCTCCGTCTCCCACTACCTGCTGGCCCGGGCCCTGGACTCGGCCGGCCTGAGCGAAAAAGAGCTGAAAGTGGTGAACACCTCCGACGCTGATATTGCCGCGGCCTTCAACACCGATCAGGTACAAGCCGTCACCACCTGGAACCCGATGTTGTCTGAAATCAAGGCCAAGCCCGGGACCAGCCAAGTCTTCGACTCCAGCAAAGTGCCTGGCGAAATCATGGACATGATGGTGGTCAACACCCAGGTCCTCAAAGACAACCCCGCCCTGGGCAAGGCGCTGACCGGTGCCTGGTTCGAAGTAGTGGCGCTGATGAACGCCCAGACCGCAGCCGGCACCCGCGCCCTTGAGCACATGGCCAAGGCGTCCGGTACCGACCTCAAGGGGTTCCAGGCACAACTGGGCACTACCAAACTGTTCGCCACTCCCAGGGAAGCGCTCGACTTCGCCACCAGTGCGCAGTTGCCAGAGACCATGGGCAAAGTCGCCGAGTTTTCCTTTGCACACGGCCTGCTCGGCGAAGGTGCCCGGGACACCAATGCCGTGGGCATGACCTTCGCCAACGGCGTGACCCGCGGCGACACTGCCAACCTCAAGCTGCATTTCGACCCCGGCTACGTGCAGATGGCCGCCGACGGCACGCTGTAA
- a CDS encoding ABC transporter permease, whose amino-acid sequence MRLINRHPDRSSRLLLVLLPFALLLLAYFVGSAERLSENPNDKLLPSAGQMSDAVKRLAFSADTRTGEYLLWQDSAASLRRLAIGLGISALAGLCLGMAAGTLPLFGAPLSPLLTVLSMVPPLAILPILFIVFGLGELSKVMLIVIGITPCLARDLEQRAREIPVELLIKAQTLGASTWTLMLRVVLPQLLPRLLISLRLMLGSAWLFLIAAEAIASTDGLGYRIFLVRRYLAMDVILPYVVWITLLAWLMDWGLKALTRRAFPWYEGARA is encoded by the coding sequence ATGCGCCTGATCAATCGTCATCCGGATCGTTCCAGCCGTCTGCTGTTGGTGCTGTTGCCGTTCGCCCTGCTGTTGCTTGCCTATTTCGTGGGCTCGGCCGAGCGCCTGAGCGAAAACCCCAACGACAAATTGCTGCCCAGTGCCGGGCAAATGAGCGATGCGGTGAAGCGCCTGGCCTTCAGCGCCGACACCCGCACCGGCGAATACCTGCTGTGGCAAGACAGCGCTGCAAGCCTGCGCCGCCTGGCCATCGGCCTGGGCATCAGCGCCCTCGCCGGCCTGTGCCTGGGTATGGCCGCCGGCACCCTGCCGTTGTTCGGGGCGCCGCTGTCTCCCTTGCTGACGGTGCTGTCGATGGTGCCGCCATTGGCGATCCTGCCAATTCTATTCATCGTGTTTGGCCTCGGGGAGCTGTCGAAAGTGATGCTGATCGTGATCGGCATTACCCCATGCCTGGCCCGTGACCTGGAGCAACGAGCGCGGGAAATACCTGTCGAGTTGCTGATCAAGGCACAAACCCTCGGCGCTTCGACCTGGACCCTGATGCTGCGAGTGGTGCTGCCGCAGTTGCTGCCTCGCCTGCTGATCTCCTTGCGCCTGATGCTGGGTTCGGCGTGGCTATTTCTGATCGCCGCCGAGGCCATCGCTTCCACCGACGGCTTGGGCTATCGGATCTTCCTGGTACGCCGCTATCTGGCTATGGATGTGATTCTGCCGTACGTGGTGTGGATCACCCTGTTGGCATGGCTGATGGACTGGGGTCTCAAGGCCCTGACCCGGCGTGCGTTTCCCTGGTATGAAGGAGCGCGGGCATGA
- a CDS encoding urea amidolyase associated protein UAAP1, whose translation MIDATQLFPPFAEEMLPGGGHRSFVLKRGQLLRLTDIRGGANVSLTLLNANEKTERLNLPDSLKCQHTAKLTAGHCLYSDMGRVLAAITADTCGWSDSIGGVLCASEVAEKYGQGRFQELRNGFLRNGTDNLLVELGKWDLGLCDLLMNLNLFSKVHVDGDGGLHFVPGNSKAGDYIELYAPMDTLVVLTALQHPMDPNPDYAPQPLKLSWMNADKSVAEHCRTSRPENERGFINTDRLFA comes from the coding sequence ATGATCGATGCCACTCAATTGTTTCCACCGTTCGCCGAAGAAATGCTGCCCGGCGGTGGCCACCGCTCCTTCGTGCTCAAGCGTGGCCAACTGTTGCGCCTCACCGATATTCGCGGTGGCGCCAATGTCAGCCTGACCCTGCTTAATGCCAATGAAAAAACCGAACGGCTGAACCTGCCCGACAGCCTCAAATGCCAACACACCGCCAAGCTCACGGCCGGCCACTGCCTGTACTCGGACATGGGCCGCGTACTGGCCGCCATCACCGCCGACACCTGCGGCTGGAGCGACAGCATCGGCGGCGTGCTCTGCGCCTCGGAAGTGGCCGAAAAGTATGGCCAGGGCCGCTTCCAGGAACTGCGTAACGGCTTCTTGCGCAACGGCACCGACAACCTGCTGGTGGAATTGGGCAAATGGGACCTGGGGCTTTGCGACCTGTTGATGAATCTCAACCTGTTCAGCAAGGTCCACGTGGACGGCGACGGTGGCCTGCACTTTGTACCGGGCAACTCCAAGGCTGGCGACTACATCGAACTCTACGCGCCGATGGACACCCTGGTGGTGCTCACCGCCCTGCAACATCCGATGGACCCCAACCCTGACTACGCACCACAACCGCTGAAACTGAGCTGGATGAACGCCGACAAAAGCGTCGCCGAGCACTGCCGCACTTCGCGTCCGGAAAACGAACGCGGTTTTATCAACACTGACCGTCTGTTCGCCTGA